From Geotalea uraniireducens Rf4:
CCAGGGCGTTCATGACGATGAAGGAGGAGATGACCGAGATGGGGAGGGTCACGCCCGTGATGACCGTGGAGCGCCAGGAGTTGATGAAACAGAAGACGATCAGTACCGTCAGGATGCCGCCGATGATCAGGGTTTCCTTGACGTCGGCCAGGGACTCGCGGGTCATGATGGAGCCGTCGCGCACCAGGCTGATGGTAACGCCGGGGGGCATTTCCTTCTGTACCTTGGCCATCACCTTCTTGACCGTATCCACCAGTTCCACCTGATTGCCGCCCGACTGCTTGTAAATGTCCAGGCCGATGGCCGGTTGTCCGTTGACCAGGGCCAGCTTGCGCTTCTCCTCCACCCCGTCGCTGACCCGGGCAACCTCTCCCAGCGCAATCGGGCGGCCATTCCTCTGGACGACCACCATTTGGCGGTACAGGTCGGCCCGGTCCGGCTTTCCCTCGATGCGCAGGGGATACTCGGCCGTGCCGCGGGTGATGCGCCCCAGCGGGGTATTGGTGTTCTCCGATTTGATCCCGTTGACCACATCGTTGACCCCCAGGCCGAGTGAGTCCAGTCGGGTCGGATCGAGGTCGACGTTGATCTCCCGTTTCTGTCCGCCGATCATGTCCACCTTACCCACACCGGCCACGCTCTCGAAGCGCTTCTTGACCTTCTTTTCCACCAGGGTGGTCAGTTCTCTGGCCGACAGGGTGCTGGACTGCACAGCCAGGGCCGCTACCGGTGCGGCGTTGAAGTCCATTTTCTGGATGATCGGTTCCTCGATGCCGGTGGGGAGGGTGCCGCGAATCGACGAAATCTTGGCGCGCACCTCTTGCGCTGCGTCGTTGACCTTCTCCTCCAGGCGAAACTCTACCACTACCGAGGACACACTCTCGCGGGAGGTGGAGAAGACGTGCTTCACCCCGGCCACTTGGTTGACCGCCTCCTCGATCCGCTTGGAGAGCTCACGCTCAACCGTCTCCGGCGAGGCACCGGGGAAGGTCGTGATCACGGAGACAATCGGGAACTCCACATTGGGAAACATCTCGACGGAGAGCCGGCGATAGGAGAAGATGCCGAGGACGACAAGGGCCAGGATCATTACCGTGGCGAAGATGGGGCGTTTGATGGATGTGTTTGAGAGAATCATGGAGTTGCTTCCTTTTTCTGGATCAAGGTATCCGGGGATGTCGTATTGCGCCCATGAGCGGCTATTTTCGCAGCACCAGCTGCACTGTCACGCTCTGCTTACTTCGCCGGGGCAACTGCCGCCACCCGGTCGCCATCCTTGAGGACGAAGCCGCCGCGGGCGACGTACTTCTCCCCGGCCTTCACCCCCGACACGATTTCCACGAGATCGCCGGCGACTGTGCCGATCCCCACCTGACGCAGGCGGGCTGCCTCTCCCTCGACGACGAACAGAGACGCCTTCTTTGCCGTCAGGTCGACGCCGGCGAGTGCCTGCCGGGGGAGCTGGAGAACGCCGGTCCGTTTGCCGGTGACGATTCTCCCCTTGGCGAACAGGCCCCCCTTGAGGGTTTCCGGAACGTTTCGCACCTCTGCGATCACCTTGAGGGACCGGTCGGCCGCTGTCAGCTCCGGATTGACGTACATGACCTTGCCGATGAATGTCTTGCCGGGAAAACTGTCGACGCTGAACTCGAGCTGCTGACCGACCTTCACCCGTGCCGACTCGGCGGAAGGAACGGTGACGGTCAGGTTCAGGAGGCGATTGTCGACGATGCGGAAGATCGGCTTGCCCGCCGCGGCGTCGCTCGCCAGGTCGCCGACATTGACATCGCGCAGGGCCACTACTCCGTCGAGGGGGGAGGTGACAAAACCTTTGGCCAGGCGCGCCTTCGACTGGCGTAGTTCCTCCTCGGCAACCCTGATTTGCGCCTTGGCCGCCTCGCTCCGCGCAGCGGCGGCGGCCGCCTCGCTCCTGGCATCATCGACCCCCTGGGCAGTGGCAAGTCCCGCCTCCTTGAGCTTCATGGCCCGGGCCAGTTCCCGGTCGGCACGAGTTGCCGCCACCTGTGCCTGTGCGAGCCCTGCCCGGGCCGATTCGATTCCCGCCTCGGCCCGCTTCACCAGAGCCTCGGTTTCCGCCACGTCGATCCGCGCCAGTGGCTGCCCCTTCCGCACCCGCACCCATTCGGTGACGTAGACCTGCTTGACGAGCCCGGGGATCTGGGTCTTCACATCGGCAGAGAATTTCGGCTCCAAACTCCCCGTCACTTCCACCCCTTCCACGAGGTCGGCAGCGGCGGAGATGCCTGTTTCCACGGCTACCGGTGGCTTGGCGACGGTCTGTCCTTTGGTCGCGGCCGCTCCTTCCTTTTTCGTGCAGCCGTTCGCACCTGCCAGCAGGCAGATTGCTGCAAGTATCAGTATCAGATTTTTCATCGCGGTCTCCTCATAGACGACTCGCGCCGAGTACGGCGCCAGACGATTTTGTTGCCAGACCTTCCATTACCAGACGGAGCATGCGCACCATCTGCTCCCCGTCAAGACGGGCGGGTGTGTGGCAGAGTTGTTCTTCCATGGCGGTGTTGAGGATGGAAATGACGGTCCAGGCCACGTCCGTACTGTCGTTCGGTCGCAGTTCGCCGCTCCCGATCCCTTCCCGGACCAGGTCGTGGATGGTATCCAGCATCCTGGTGAAATAGGCATCGAAGTTTATATGGGGAGCCCCTTGGGGGGGGCCATAATAGATGGCATAGATCAGGCGTACGACTTCAATGTTTTCCATGATCAGGTCAAGCATCATGGCACAGAAATGGTTGATCCGTTCCGTCACGCACCCCTGGAGTGTCGTGATTTGGCTTAAGGAAGATTCGAATTCGGCAAAGGAACCGTTCATCAGTTCCAGGTAAAGCCCTTCCTTGTTGCCGAAGTAGTAATAGAGCACCGGCTTGGTGACGCCGGACGCCGCGACGATCTCGCGCACCGATGCAGCGGCGTAACCCTTGCTGTTGAAAAGTTCGAGTGCGGCAGTCAAAAGCCTTTCCCGTACCCCGCCCTCATTTTTTTCAGGTTTTTCTTCTCGTGTCATGTTCCCCTCATTAATCCCTTACCGATCGGTAAGTAACATGATCGCCGGAGATCTGTCAATAAAAAATTTACCGCTCGGTAAGTACGGTGCGTCTTGATAGTAAGGAATGGATTGATTTTTTTTACTCAAATTTATATAGTGCATTCAGGCTTAAACATGCAAAGGACGGCTATGATAAGAAAAATACTCACTTTTCCCGACCCGGAGCTGAAAAAGAAGTCCCAGCCGGTGGTGGTGATCAACAATAAAGTC
This genomic window contains:
- a CDS encoding TetR/AcrR family transcriptional regulator, with protein sequence MTREEKPEKNEGGVRERLLTAALELFNSKGYAAASVREIVAASGVTKPVLYYYFGNKEGLYLELMNGSFAEFESSLSQITTLQGCVTERINHFCAMMLDLIMENIEVVRLIYAIYYGPPQGAPHINFDAYFTRMLDTIHDLVREGIGSGELRPNDSTDVAWTVISILNTAMEEQLCHTPARLDGEQMVRMLRLVMEGLATKSSGAVLGASRL
- a CDS encoding efflux RND transporter periplasmic adaptor subunit yields the protein MKNLILILAAICLLAGANGCTKKEGAAATKGQTVAKPPVAVETGISAAADLVEGVEVTGSLEPKFSADVKTQIPGLVKQVYVTEWVRVRKGQPLARIDVAETEALVKRAEAGIESARAGLAQAQVAATRADRELARAMKLKEAGLATAQGVDDARSEAAAAAARSEAAKAQIRVAEEELRQSKARLAKGFVTSPLDGVVALRDVNVGDLASDAAAGKPIFRIVDNRLLNLTVTVPSAESARVKVGQQLEFSVDSFPGKTFIGKVMYVNPELTAADRSLKVIAEVRNVPETLKGGLFAKGRIVTGKRTGVLQLPRQALAGVDLTAKKASLFVVEGEAARLRQVGIGTVAGDLVEIVSGVKAGEKYVARGGFVLKDGDRVAAVAPAK